One Endozoicomonas gorgoniicola DNA window includes the following coding sequences:
- a CDS encoding TetR/AcrR family transcriptional regulator, translated as MSRQQKRQQREADILTATIKLLDERSFLDLRMSDIAKAADCSMGAIYSHFSSKEDLLLGCADAIFKMREPVKKRIFQLDLPPHERMVLMCFCLWYSDDQYPGHYRLQQLAMNPFVWERASSQRYIAINEFSNEMYSWMKVISKELLEQHPTLDYSEELALELELGLFACTWGLFQIKESGFEVFNKVLSPEKSYAMHKRQIKRFFTSWDIYPDNFDERLSALEVLTRKLVQEELLD; from the coding sequence TGGATGAGCGCAGTTTTCTCGATCTGCGCATGTCTGATATTGCCAAGGCAGCCGACTGCTCCATGGGAGCAATTTACTCACACTTTTCCAGCAAAGAGGATCTGCTACTGGGATGTGCCGATGCCATTTTCAAAATGCGTGAACCAGTAAAGAAGCGCATTTTCCAGCTGGATCTGCCTCCTCATGAACGTATGGTTCTGATGTGCTTCTGTCTATGGTATAGCGATGACCAGTATCCGGGGCATTACCGCCTTCAGCAACTGGCCATGAACCCTTTTGTCTGGGAACGGGCTTCCAGCCAGCGGTACATTGCCATCAATGAGTTCAGTAATGAAATGTACTCATGGATGAAGGTAATTTCCAAAGAGCTCCTTGAGCAACACCCAACACTGGACTATTCGGAAGAGCTGGCCCTGGAGCTGGAGCTGGGCCTCTTTGCCTGCACCTGGGGCTTATTTCAGATAAAAGAGTCCGGGTTTGAAGTGTTTAATAAGGTACTGTCCCCTGAAAAATCGTACGCCATGCATAAACGACAAATTAAGCGTTTTTTCACAAGCTGGGACATATATCCTGACAACTTTGATGAACGACTGAGCGCTCTGGAAGTTCTGACCAGAAAACTCGTTCAGGAAGAATTGCTGGATTAG